One window of the Acidobacteriota bacterium genome contains the following:
- a CDS encoding retron system putative HNH endonuclease: protein MRRSVRSDLDRPDVLAPENSDAAEETASNIAEVLAADAAVPVRKPALKFKVYKDRDIKVALHRMFHGKCAYCESRYFAATPMDVEHYRPKKEVEKWKGEPKRRGYYWLGADWENLLPSCADCNRRREHFDMETGADGPTLGKRAIFPLLDPSARWERHDQDNDEVPLLLNPCDDAPEQLFQFDELGLVTPKAGISADEKERVEASIEIYGLNRPGLVQERLATLRLLQHKMAVIDRVVEIMDDAAPGGTTHALAEDLLQFLLSDLRAFQEPEQPYSVAARHMTEEFLDGFA, encoded by the coding sequence ATGAGGCGTTCGGTGCGCAGCGATCTCGATCGTCCCGACGTGTTGGCGCCCGAGAACAGCGACGCCGCGGAGGAGACCGCCAGCAACATCGCCGAAGTTCTCGCTGCCGATGCTGCGGTGCCGGTGCGTAAGCCGGCGCTTAAGTTCAAGGTCTACAAGGATCGGGACATCAAGGTGGCGCTGCACCGGATGTTTCACGGCAAATGCGCCTACTGTGAATCGCGCTACTTCGCCGCCACGCCGATGGATGTCGAACACTATCGGCCCAAGAAAGAGGTGGAGAAGTGGAAGGGCGAACCCAAGCGTCGCGGCTACTACTGGCTGGGCGCCGACTGGGAGAATCTTCTGCCGTCCTGCGCCGACTGCAACCGGCGTCGCGAACACTTCGATATGGAAACCGGTGCCGACGGTCCCACCCTCGGCAAGCGGGCCATCTTTCCGCTCCTCGACCCGAGCGCCCGCTGGGAGCGTCACGACCAGGACAACGATGAAGTTCCCCTCCTCCTCAACCCGTGTGATGACGCCCCGGAGCAGCTCTTCCAGTTCGACGAGCTGGGCCTGGTCACCCCCAAGGCCGGTATCTCGGCCGACGAGAAAGAACGAGTCGAGGCCTCGATCGAGATTTACGGTCTCAACCGCCCCGGGTTGGTGCAGGAACGTCTGGCGACTCTTCGTCTCCTGCAGCACAAGATGGCCGTGATCGACCGGGTGGTCGAAATCATGGACGATGCCGCCCCCGGCGGCACCACCCATGCCCTCGCCGAGGATCTCTTACAGTTTCTGCTCAGCGATCTGCGCGCCTTCCAGGAGCCCGAGCAGCCCTACTCCGTGGCGGCGCGGCACATGACGGAGGAGTTCCTAGACGGCTTCGCCTGA
- a CDS encoding alpha/beta hydrolase, with protein sequence MTEFEEGFIDVNGNQTWYQLGPANGRPLVFVHGWSMDLTYWRAQVERFAGSFQTLAYDWRGMGKTEGATPEYHMLDLANDLDVLLQKLGLEQPILCGHSEGGAIVLQHAVAHRDQVAGVVQVDTELSSGGVLEHLVGGLLEKELDKLEQGGESSARGSRFDQLILRLALPIMKHSFWSEDFIEAHPEVIAAWEKQWLSNSLVGLVNGLAAWTFRPDLTALLQRLKGPFLNIWGNEDVVIKLSAMQQIQSSLPKASQLNVIDKASHFSMNEQPKQFNEVLGSFLGRTFPDTGS encoded by the coding sequence ATGACTGAATTCGAAGAAGGTTTCATTGATGTCAATGGCAACCAGACCTGGTATCAGCTCGGGCCGGCGAATGGCCGACCGCTCGTTTTCGTTCACGGCTGGAGCATGGATCTCACCTACTGGCGAGCGCAAGTCGAGCGCTTTGCGGGCTCTTTCCAGACCCTGGCCTACGACTGGCGCGGTATGGGCAAGACCGAAGGCGCGACGCCGGAGTATCACATGCTGGATCTTGCCAACGACTTGGATGTGCTGCTGCAGAAGCTGGGACTCGAGCAGCCGATCCTGTGCGGTCACTCCGAGGGCGGAGCGATCGTCCTTCAGCACGCGGTCGCCCATCGCGACCAGGTCGCCGGAGTCGTCCAGGTCGATACCGAACTGTCCTCCGGCGGAGTGTTGGAGCATTTGGTGGGAGGATTGCTGGAGAAAGAACTCGACAAGCTCGAGCAAGGTGGCGAGTCGTCTGCCCGCGGCAGCAGGTTCGATCAACTCATCCTGCGCCTGGCCCTGCCGATCATGAAGCACTCCTTCTGGAGCGAAGACTTCATCGAGGCCCATCCCGAGGTGATCGCCGCCTGGGAGAAGCAGTGGCTCAGCAATTCGCTGGTCGGACTCGTCAACGGTCTTGCCGCGTGGACGTTCCGCCCCGACCTGACCGCCTTGCTACAGCGCCTCAAAGGCCCGTTCCTCAACATCTGGGGCAACGAGGATGTGGTCATCAAGCTGTCGGCAATGCAGCAGATCCAGAGCAGCCTCCCCAAGGCCTCGCAGCTCAACGTGATCGACAAGGCGTCTCACTTCTCGATGAACGAGCAACCGAAACAGTTCAACGAAGTGCTCGGCTCGTTTCTCGGGCGCACCTTTCCCGACACCGGGAGCTGA
- a CDS encoding alpha/beta hydrolase, which produces MGEFISANGISTYYELHRGREQPIVFVHGWSLDLESWRAQIDHFRSAGHTVLAYDWRGMGQTPVSPRPFDLSDLAHDLRALLHQLEIRKPVLCGHSQGGAIVLRHALYHRNEVSRIVLVDTALQKSLEDFLGSAYGQRRRVRHHAREAEPARRARAAFLHAAPRPGQTLNKTMAARRTLTSEERALDQEQRWLLEEMLPIISKMFWSKKFRTAKPPAYERWREQWLANDLFGLFEGILAWIFRRREANRLLRQFHDPALLYWGTKDKPISKEEMIELQERLGSRPPIYPLRGAGHNSMIEQPAEFNQRLRVFLNTMVTPEPSRRRYKKRYSRGARTVQRCHRRQVVASRRIAHAVAKAMERYLYLQAKSAVNDVDGALLNCRRNYHRACRTFLTKSRRACRDVERACLDMWGW; this is translated from the coding sequence ATGGGTGAGTTCATCAGCGCCAACGGCATCAGCACATACTACGAGCTACATCGAGGAAGAGAGCAGCCGATCGTTTTCGTCCACGGCTGGAGCCTAGACCTGGAGTCGTGGCGCGCCCAAATCGACCATTTCCGGAGCGCCGGCCACACCGTCCTGGCCTACGATTGGCGGGGCATGGGCCAGACCCCGGTGTCTCCCAGGCCATTCGATCTCTCGGACCTGGCCCACGATCTGCGTGCCCTGCTCCACCAGCTTGAGATCCGAAAGCCGGTGCTGTGCGGCCATTCCCAGGGCGGCGCCATCGTGCTGCGACACGCGCTCTATCACCGGAACGAGGTCTCCCGGATCGTCTTGGTCGACACGGCGCTGCAGAAAAGCCTCGAAGACTTCCTCGGCTCCGCCTACGGGCAGCGGCGCCGAGTCCGCCATCATGCCCGCGAGGCAGAGCCGGCGCGGCGGGCTAGGGCAGCCTTCCTGCACGCGGCGCCGCGACCGGGGCAAACCCTGAACAAGACGATGGCGGCGCGGCGAACGCTCACCTCCGAGGAGCGGGCTCTCGACCAAGAGCAGCGCTGGCTTCTCGAAGAAATGCTCCCGATCATCAGCAAGATGTTCTGGTCCAAGAAGTTCCGCACCGCCAAGCCACCGGCGTATGAACGCTGGCGGGAGCAGTGGCTCGCCAACGACCTGTTCGGGCTATTCGAAGGGATCTTGGCCTGGATCTTCCGGCGACGAGAAGCCAACCGGCTGCTGCGCCAGTTTCACGATCCCGCTCTCCTTTACTGGGGGACGAAGGACAAGCCCATCTCGAAAGAGGAGATGATCGAGCTGCAAGAGCGCCTGGGCAGTCGTCCACCGATCTATCCACTTCGCGGTGCCGGCCACAACTCGATGATCGAACAGCCGGCAGAGTTCAACCAGCGGCTGCGGGTGTTCCTCAACACGATGGTGACTCCCGAACCGTCCCGCCGGAGGTACAAGAAACGCTATTCGCGGGGTGCCCGGACCGTGCAGCGCTGTCACCGGCGCCAGGTCGTCGCATCCCGCCGGATCGCTCATGCGGTCGCCAAAGCGATGGAGCGCTACCTATATCTCCAGGCGAAGTCGGCCGTCAACGACGTCGATGGCGCGCTCCTCAACTGTCGTCGCAACTACCACCGCGCCTGCCGGACGTTCCTGACCAAGTCGAGGCGGGCGTGTCGGGACGTCGAGCGGGCGTGTCTCGACATGTGGGGTTGGTAG
- a CDS encoding alpha/beta hydrolase has protein sequence MSEVAFYNVRSLYDPGYIEHFVAEPNQRRRRVPLFFLHGAHHGAWCWEWFLRRFVTRGYECHVISLPGHLKSSLEGKRLNRYRLRNYVDCLAREVGPITPAPVLVSHGMGGAIVARYLAGAPQGAPAAVFLSPVPAGGTWRSGLRGALRHPLAALRRLVTDDPRHLIGSPRLVARRLLSGERSIHPAAYHQRLGPESSRVARELWFARSVRWAALNLPTLNMAGDRDRLFTVAEQRRLAHRMDSEFRVWPGRPHALMLTPQWEEIVDYIDEWLAASGIR, from the coding sequence ATGAGCGAGGTCGCGTTCTACAACGTCAGGAGCCTGTATGACCCGGGATACATCGAGCACTTCGTGGCCGAACCGAACCAGCGTCGCCGCCGCGTGCCGCTCTTTTTCCTGCACGGCGCGCATCATGGCGCGTGGTGCTGGGAGTGGTTTCTGCGCCGGTTCGTCACCAGAGGATACGAATGTCACGTCATCAGCCTTCCCGGCCACCTGAAGAGCTCACTCGAGGGCAAACGCCTCAACCGCTACCGCCTGCGGAACTATGTCGACTGCCTGGCGCGCGAGGTGGGACCGATCACGCCGGCGCCGGTGCTGGTATCCCACGGCATGGGCGGGGCGATCGTGGCGCGCTATCTGGCCGGGGCGCCGCAGGGTGCGCCGGCGGCGGTCTTCCTGTCGCCGGTACCGGCCGGTGGCACCTGGCGCTCGGGCCTGCGCGGCGCGCTCCGGCATCCGCTGGCAGCGCTCCGGCGACTGGTCACCGACGATCCCCGGCACCTGATCGGGTCGCCGCGTCTGGTCGCCCGCCGGCTGTTGTCCGGCGAGCGGTCGATTCACCCGGCGGCCTACCACCAGCGGCTCGGTCCGGAGTCTTCTCGTGTCGCCCGCGAGCTGTGGTTCGCGCGGTCGGTCCGGTGGGCCGCATTGAACCTACCGACCCTCAACATGGCGGGCGACCGGGATCGTCTGTTCACGGTCGCCGAGCAGCGCCGCCTGGCGCACCGCATGGACAGCGAATTTCGGGTGTGGCCGGGACGGCCCCACGCGCTCATGCTGACGCCGCAGTGGGAGGAGATCGTCGACTACATCGACGAGTGGTTGGCCGCCTCGGGAATCCGCTGA
- a CDS encoding class I SAM-dependent methyltransferase, which produces MTRLTGVSETLLLPLHAKGLETRRQDGVICDPKAIEILDRLDYDFSRFGDIDQVQIGTAIRTEILDEQVNRFLDAHPDATVVNLGAGLCTRLSRVDNGRVSWFELDLEEVYQHWKRFYRETERHRFVVHSLLDHEWMARFAVEHPGSRPLLFVAEGVLMYFSEAEVRALLCAMAEVFPGATLLAELISPLMARNSQRHPISKTSATFQWGIQNTGVIETWSERLRFVEEWCYVDRYARRWSWKVRTLKHLPGMRRMIRIARLRFVPPESP; this is translated from the coding sequence ATGACTCGCTTGACGGGTGTATCCGAGACGCTGCTCTTGCCGCTTCACGCCAAGGGCCTCGAGACGCGCCGGCAGGACGGTGTCATTTGCGATCCGAAGGCGATCGAGATTCTCGACCGGCTCGACTACGACTTCTCTCGATTCGGAGACATCGATCAAGTCCAGATCGGCACCGCCATCCGCACGGAGATCCTGGACGAGCAGGTGAACCGGTTCCTGGACGCGCACCCTGACGCCACGGTCGTCAATCTGGGGGCCGGTCTTTGTACTCGCCTGTCGCGAGTCGACAACGGCCGCGTGAGCTGGTTCGAGCTCGACCTGGAGGAGGTTTACCAGCACTGGAAGCGGTTCTACCGCGAAACCGAACGCCATCGCTTCGTCGTCCACTCGCTCCTCGACCACGAATGGATGGCGCGATTCGCCGTCGAGCACCCAGGCTCCCGGCCGCTGTTGTTCGTGGCTGAGGGGGTATTGATGTATTTCAGCGAAGCAGAAGTTCGCGCGCTGCTGTGTGCGATGGCCGAAGTTTTCCCCGGCGCCACCCTGCTGGCCGAGCTGATCAGCCCATTGATGGCGCGCAATTCTCAGCGCCATCCGATCTCGAAGACGAGCGCGACGTTTCAGTGGGGAATCCAGAACACCGGCGTCATCGAGACCTGGAGCGAACGCCTGCGCTTCGTCGAGGAGTGGTGCTACGTCGATCGCTACGCGCGACGCTGGAGCTGGAAAGTCCGGACGCTGAAGCACCTACCCGGCATGCGGCGGATGATCCGAATCGCCCGACTTCGGTTCGTTCCGCCGGAGAGCCCATGA
- a CDS encoding methyltransferase domain-containing protein — translation MTAADRTGELQRYYDRALGDYLRMWSNRDNLAMHLGYWDEHTKDHADSLTNMNRRMAEAAEVRPGERVLDAGCGAGGTALWLAEEFGVEVTGYDFAPGQIDQARTFAARRPAAARVRFEVRDLSDTGAPPGSFDIVWAQESLCHLTDRPAFLAEAYRLLAPGGRLVVEDIFATEAALGRAAAERFTAGLEDCAIPPPLPSRSEWHDWMAAADFEATRWLDISAHTAPSYRRLGRLMRINHPLVAGAHLLRLKSRTQLAMVRGLRAQVAAFEAGWLVPALSVAHKPLQRTKGPA, via the coding sequence ATGACCGCCGCCGACCGCACCGGCGAGTTGCAGCGCTACTACGACCGCGCCCTCGGCGACTACCTGCGGATGTGGTCGAACCGAGACAATCTCGCGATGCACCTGGGCTACTGGGACGAGCACACCAAAGACCACGCCGACTCGCTGACGAACATGAATCGGCGCATGGCGGAGGCGGCCGAGGTGCGGCCCGGAGAGCGAGTCCTCGACGCCGGTTGCGGGGCCGGCGGCACCGCCCTGTGGCTGGCCGAGGAGTTCGGCGTGGAAGTGACCGGGTACGACTTCGCACCTGGCCAGATCGACCAAGCCCGGACCTTCGCGGCGCGACGGCCGGCGGCGGCCAGGGTTCGGTTCGAAGTCCGTGACCTGAGCGATACCGGTGCCCCGCCAGGGTCGTTCGACATCGTTTGGGCGCAGGAGAGTCTCTGCCACCTTACCGACCGGCCCGCCTTCCTCGCCGAGGCCTACCGGCTGCTCGCGCCCGGCGGCCGCCTCGTGGTCGAGGACATCTTCGCCACCGAAGCCGCCCTCGGCCGCGCGGCGGCCGAACGCTTTACCGCCGGGCTCGAAGACTGTGCTATTCCGCCGCCGTTGCCCAGCCGCAGCGAGTGGCACGATTGGATGGCGGCGGCCGACTTCGAAGCGACCCGCTGGCTCGACATCTCGGCCCACACGGCGCCGTCCTATCGCCGCCTCGGCCGGCTCATGCGCATCAACCATCCCCTGGTCGCCGGGGCACACCTGCTGCGTCTCAAGTCGAGAACCCAGCTTGCGATGGTCCGCGGCCTGCGCGCCCAGGTCGCGGCCTTCGAGGCCGGCTGGCTGGTGCCGGCCTTGAGCGTTGCCCACAAACCTCTTCAACGGACGAAAGGACCCGCATGA
- a CDS encoding saccharopine dehydrogenase NADP-binding domain-containing protein: MTRPVVSIVGGYGATGEVVATELLRLTDCAIRIGGRDRGRAEGLSARLGPRVSGHRMDVFEPSLAAFCAGASVVVNCAGPTARIGPRVAEAAFDQGAHMVDPGGYESVHDAFAGRRDELVRRGLTGLISAGWIPGLSEVFPRYMHTLASQRLVTFDSLELIYGDASAWSTTGTLDQVEHIRRNLFRASGLYRGGRWRRGGLGAASIARLPAPWGRQLAVLHLFPELRGFAESHPQYRRLRSRATLLGVRTLLTMTAVALVGDRRRRRAVRWLQTAFRREAERYGNGGLLTVTIAGRDRSGAPAGCRGLLHDSRHYWLTGVVPAVATAQLLDGTIRAQGVRYLGDAVEPNRFLAQLERAGLQFDTEFDPGPNGAAARAA, encoded by the coding sequence GTGACCCGACCGGTGGTCAGCATCGTCGGCGGTTACGGTGCGACCGGCGAGGTGGTGGCCACCGAGCTGCTGCGCCTGACCGACTGCGCGATCCGCATCGGCGGCCGCGATCGCGGTCGGGCGGAGGGGCTGAGCGCGCGCCTCGGACCGCGCGTCTCGGGTCACCGCATGGATGTCTTCGAGCCGTCCCTCGCCGCTTTCTGCGCCGGCGCCAGCGTGGTCGTCAACTGCGCCGGACCGACCGCCCGGATCGGCCCCCGGGTCGCCGAAGCGGCGTTCGATCAGGGTGCGCACATGGTCGATCCCGGGGGCTATGAGAGCGTCCACGACGCCTTCGCCGGGCGCCGCGACGAGCTGGTCCGGCGCGGCCTGACCGGGTTGATCTCGGCCGGCTGGATCCCGGGCTTGTCGGAGGTCTTTCCACGCTACATGCACACTCTGGCGAGCCAGCGCCTGGTCACCTTCGACTCCCTCGAGCTGATCTACGGCGATGCCAGTGCCTGGTCCACCACCGGCACCCTCGACCAGGTTGAGCACATCCGGCGCAACCTGTTCCGCGCCAGCGGCCTGTACCGCGGTGGGCGTTGGCGACGCGGTGGGCTCGGGGCGGCATCGATCGCCCGGCTGCCGGCGCCGTGGGGACGCCAGCTTGCGGTGCTACATCTGTTTCCGGAGCTGCGCGGCTTCGCCGAGAGCCACCCGCAGTATCGCCGGCTGCGCAGCCGGGCGACGCTCCTCGGGGTCCGCACCCTGCTGACGATGACCGCCGTCGCTCTGGTCGGCGACCGTAGGCGAAGGCGAGCGGTGCGGTGGCTTCAGACGGCTTTCCGGCGCGAAGCCGAGCGCTATGGCAACGGCGGTCTGCTGACGGTGACGATCGCCGGTCGAGACCGATCCGGAGCCCCGGCTGGCTGCCGCGGCCTGCTGCACGACAGCCGCCACTACTGGCTGACCGGGGTGGTGCCGGCGGTCGCGACAGCTCAGCTCCTCGACGGGACGATCCGAGCCCAAGGCGTGCGTTACCTGGGTGACGCGGTCGAGCCAAATCGGTTCCTCGCGCAGCTCGAGCGCGCCGGACTGCAGTTCGACACCGAATTCGACCCCGGCCCGAACGGGGCCGCGGCGAGGGCCGCATGA